The DNA segment ttattaaaatttcagagtgttcagttttagacgcgcacacatgtatgaaattgtttttttcagagATCTACGTGCTCGTTTGGAGATATCCGTTGATCATGTTTTAGAGACTTGTAGTCAAGTTGAGTGCATAACTGACACTGACTGTACTTCAATTGTCTCAAGTGAGAATCCAGAAACTCTTATTGACTCACCAAGAGTGACTCAAATCGTGAGAAGAGAACTATCAGTAGCGATTCGCGATCTCATGCAACATGGAATGATTGAAGTAAGTAAAAATTAGAAGGAATATATATTGGTCAAAATTGACTctatattatgtagttaaagAACCTCAGTTTCATATATCATTTCATATCATGTTTGTTTTTAGTATGGTCGCAACGCTGGTAAAAAGTTAGTTCCATTTTTGGGCTGCGCTACACCAACATCTTCTAGGTATTCGAGCACAGTTCATCCATGGAATGTGATAATACGTTTTTATGACATGAAAGGAGGACGAGATTATAATTCGGCTACAAGTCGAAAACTGAGCCAAAGCTTCGGTTTAAACCTAGACGCAAATGCCATAAATCCAAAGCAATCATTCTTATCTACGATAGGCTCTATTATATCAAGTCACAAACCTTACAAACGCAGCTCAGATGCACAGTTCAAGGCATTTATATGCGCTGGGCTTAAGTGAGTATCAAAGTTAGGGATTTACAACTTAAGTAAATGTCATGTGactgttgtaacttgtataaatgAGTTGTAACAGTTGGAaaccaaatataaaatgaataatttagagtTCTTCTGATGAGGAATGAGGTGGTTATAACATCTAGTgtacatgtacattgtacacgtATATACGTGAATAATTTTAGAACGGACatgtatacaatttatttttaagaacttttcataatattatcttCAAACTCAATAATTCTTCTGGTCAAAATAATGAAGTTATGAGgtttaaaatgtgtcttgtttGGGAGAAAGAATATGTCACGTATATAATGTTCGTGCTTTTCGGTATTTTCACTCCTAAAAACAAAACACCTTTTAAACCAAACTGTTGAAGTGTGGATATGCAAagttctattaaataaattctgTAATTATTCCATTGATAGTCaacaatatatcattaatatattgattatgtTGTTGAAAATTACTTcaataagtattctgtggcataTTATAAAGTCAAATGtccaaaattttgattattattctaaatacaTCATAACtgagtatttttaatagatcaaaatgaaatgatagaatCAATTTATAGCTAATTTGGAATTCAAATGActcatattgtaattaaataaggcgTAATAAGattgaaatgtaaaaattgtaacTATTACAATCTACTTTTAAAAGTTACAACGTGTATAAAAAATGGCAACTTGTACACTAGTCTGATTtgattattaactttttttgaatttatattacgGCTCGTTCCGAAAAGTTTGGTTTTTGGTAAagaaataacctatgcaaaatttaatttccatacAATGTCTTCTTTAGTTagcacatctagttcaaagtttcaaaggagacaaaagttatttaattcgtccataaagattaaaatacagcattaatctttattttacattaattaatgatgataaaCATTACTATCCTATTGAGCAAAAATGATGCGCGCCATACGCAGACTAtaaaattttccaaacttttttctctttttttgctcagtaagacaattttagaaaaaacactttttaatactttttataggttagaaaaatgttaatCGAAActattttctgcaaaataactaaaaatgtattcttaataTCTACActcactaagtaaagagtttttagccttttttcataattggatCGAGATctgcgacctaaagatgacctccgacaattttgtataggtaattttcaaatcatatgacaacttttctgcactaTACGtgatcgaaattcgaaaaaaagtttcaaatcatACCGCTCTATTGTACACAAGTTATGTGCATAGTTGTAATGAGTAATTATGTATCTTTATTTCGATTTTATAGTCAACGCAAGCTAATCCCATGGTTGAAATTAATAGTGAAGAATCAGCACATTTTGGAGATCTTTTATCAACCTTGGAGCTATGTTGTCAAAACTAgtaagaaaaaagaattttttataattccctaatgtttttaatatcaactattatattaatagatttcGATGATGCATTTCGATCAATAGAGCGTCTTTCTCTTTACGGATTCAATCTCCCAGTGGATGTTGCCGTGAAACAATTTCAGGATATGAGCGAGGCCTTTTAGTCAGCTCACTTCATCTACGTCATGGACAATCCTTTAGCCGACTTGTTGCATTATCATTACACCTATCtacatatcaaataatattgctTTCAACTGCATTATGTATTAATAACCAAGAACAACACACTGAGCAATTAAAGTATTCATTCAGTCTTTTAATGAGCCAACTCATTCTCCTAATTACATGTCATGCTGCtcattaattcattataattatctCCCTTCTCCTCCCTTGTGatacatattttcaatcttacccatttcaaattaaaatactacAAATGTACCGTACCGGATGTAAACTTAATTATGACACACTTTagattaattaaacatttttatatgtacttatcTCTTAAACATGATACTTCAAGATACTTGATATAACTTTGTACAAATAACATAGGACCCGTAATTATAATTCTGATGCACCTCGATAGTGCGCTTTAATCCATCTGAAAATGACGAGTATACCTTGATAATATATGACTCAATTTTCATGAATTCCTCTGTTAATTGTTCCTTGAGGACACTCAAATTTGGTATATGTATGGCACAGATCTTGTACCAAATATGGATGCCAATTTTGAGAATCAGTATGAAGGACGGATATATAAGACTCATAGATTCGCGTTGATAGTAACGAAAACCGTTTTATATCCTCGAATTGACGATGATATTATTGATCCGAGGCTGTCTATTTTGACATTGTCGATTCCCAAAGTAATCTCTTCCTAAGACTGTcgttttattctatatatagtTAACTTGGAAACATTTAATTCCTCACAAATTACATATTGGCGAGCAGAATGCGCTAAAATCCGTtgtgaattttgtttttcatctaaaaaatatgtaaatatttgagtgttttttttttttgtaaacgcAAAAGATAACAGTTGAATCCCCACGAAACTTTTGGATTACAATTAGTCATACCtctaaatagttaatttaaaaaagtgtgtcaTAACCAAATTAGCGCCCGTTATACCCactacttaaattaaattttctatgtacactCAATCATCTAAGCacaccatatatttttttatgcattgtGTATGTATGTCAAGAGCTCGGTATTAtgcttcaaaaaatagaatatatttactctaaaaattaaaatatctaaacaattatattcacatattcttataaaaacagCAAGTCtagttaaaaattgttttataaatcatttacgAGAGTTGAAGTAAAATGTTACTTAGTCGActttttggatttgttttgttttccatTAGATTCttgaattttcttcttctttggtGATTGCTTAgattcttcatcatcatcactGTTGTCGCAGTCCTCATCACCATTGTCATCATCGCTACGGGCCTTACGTTTCTTTCCATTTTTGACAACAACTGGCTTTTTGGAGTTCCTTTTGGGCTTAGGAGGCGGTGACTCTTCCTCCGTCATCTCTTCGTCTgcttcttcctcttcttcgGCCTCACCTTCACTCCCTCCTTCCACACCAGCTCCTTCATCTTCTGGTTCCTAgattgtacatatgtaaattatGAAAACATAAGTATAAATTTAGTCTGAGTGAACCCACCTCTTTTCCGTTTCTACAAGAGTCCAGGATTgatatttgtaacaaaaaatgagattaaaacttattaacacaaaaattacaacaaaaataataatctgcTAATTAAATGTGATTAAGATCCAGGATCTTATTATATGATTCACTACCTAACGATACGTATAACTGAAAGATTTAACtcctcaaaatttaactttgtgaaataaaaatgcCTTTTATTTGATCCTTCCACTTACCCAAACTCAAGAATATGACTTCCTACTAAATGAATGGGCCCATTTCCCTCTGTCAAAGTAAATTTTACAGATCTATTGAAACTTAGATCTACTGTGCATTGGGAGGTGGAACTCGACTTCATCATAACAAGAGGGCACttgatttcttcttctttataacCCGTCGTTTCTAACTCAATTGTATTGAATTCATCCTCTTTTTTGGCCTTAGAGCTGAGAAATGCATTTTTGATGCGAAGTTTGTGTATGATTGAATCATCAATGTCTTCGCTATCAGAGTCAGGAGGACTCCAATTGTGCTCTCTATACAAAGAAAGCAACTAAGATtagtaaatcaaaaaatgatttaacacAAAGAGTCAATACTCACGGATTCTTTTTATCTAATGTGGCGGACCAAACAAACTCCTCTTGttgataattcattattatccTTTTAATTAGTACAATTCCAACGTATCTGACTACTACCTTATATTTTAAGGAACAgatgattttatttaagaagGGAGCGAGGATATGATACAAAAGAATCaagtactttataaatatatccttataaTATTAACCGGATCATTCTCCTGATTTATGCCCTACTAAACGAATAGGATTTTGATAAATCTAAATTACTagaaataattaactaatatcgatttattttataaagagtttaaatgttgaaaacatttaataacatcagaaatatattctttaaagaatttattagtttgattaaaaatgaattaagagCATACACaacataataaatgaattatccACTCCAATCTCAAAGATATTGATCAAAGAAGGCTACAGTTTCGATTCtccttcctcttcttctttttcaatttgCGATTATGACTCAAAATCATGCGTACAATATCCTCAAAGACCTAATCAAAATTGTAGGGGGGGatacatcaatttatataatcaagtaatatttttagagctgtaaattctaagcaatgCCATTATGcaagaaagaaatattcattaaatttcattgtaaccctgaaaatttgaataatgtttgggaggagagcagctaagctgtcatggcaattttattagattagctccATGCAGCTATAAGAAGAAGCAAACAAACACAGTATCCACTCAATATCAAGCAAAGACAGTCCCCGGTAATAttgctttaaactattttgcctggAGAAATGTTGGCTTAACCCATTTCGccttaggacattttgcctGATAtctattttgcctcaaggatatttcgccttaatatataaatgaatgaaggttattatttatttttggttgaaattgatgttccgtttgattttttaaaaagcaaaatatgcaatttttataactttaaaatgcattaaacgtttgttttcttttagaaTAATCATAGAATTATGTTCTTGCCTCAAGTATGCATGTTTGTCAATCCGtgagtcttttctagtatgaataatacATCATGTCAAATGATAATTACTTACGTAGAAGTGATTGgcaattcttctattcgaatcgttgccgtgtatatttattattgttttctcgtattatactaattttatcacctattttgtttcaaattcaaattatctACATAGTGAGGTTTTGTTTGTGTATGCATTGAAACTTTGgggcatgattccatcatttttccaagaGAAAACAACCGTTTTATAGTAAtgcacattacatattttgattaaaaaattcaaagggaacatcaattttaaccacaAATAACAGAAACGACTCATtagtatcatttatttaaatgttaaggGAAAATGTCCTAAGTtgaaatggtttaaggcaaaattatcAAGCACTAGCAAAGACATAGGTAGGAATAACTCCGATGTCAATCATAAATTATACTTGAGTCCAATAAGAACTGACACTTATtgtaactccccaacaaatcctcagtgtcaTTCTCCGTTTTTCATCACGTCgtttctttattgtatctcgcaaccttttaattaaaagaaacaaaaaaaaggctcaaaatcaattGGGATTCTTCCCGACCAAGGACTTGAATTACAAGTATTTCAAGTTACATTATTCGtgactatataattattatctaataatgGTTGATAGTTCATGTCGGTACCTTTATtgtaccacgcaacctttcaaacaaaaacaagggagaaaaaatggccaaaatcagttggtagataGCCAATCCTTCCTAACtatggtattattatttaattattgttaagaagtattcacagcttaaaaaggggtagttttaattcaaccaatcaacgtctAGACCACTGATTAAGGggaaagaagcaaaaacatcgACTGTTGACAACAATactcagtatatatttttttgttaaggcgggttaccacatctatcgtgtatgtatatcatttatatgtatatatatatacaattagaCTTGTACACGCACGATACATGTGGTAACCCACAGTTActgaattgttcacagcttaacaagagctaattgaAGTTCAACTAATCAATatttagaacactgataagggCAGTAACAAAATCGagagttgacaacaaaatacaatgtacatttttgtCTCAGTGAGGT comes from the Lepeophtheirus salmonis chromosome 4, UVic_Lsal_1.4, whole genome shotgun sequence genome and includes:
- the LOC121115750 gene encoding nucleoplasmin-like protein ANO39 isoform X2; this encodes MNYQQEEFVWSATLDKKNPEHNWSPPDSDSEDIDDSIIHKLRIKNAFLSSKAKKEDEFNTIELETTGYKEEEIKCPLVMMKSSSTSQCTVDLSFNRSVKFTLTEGNGPIHLVGSHILEFGNGKEEPEDEGAGVEGGSEGEAEEEEEADEEMTEEESPPPKPKRNSKKPVVVKNGKKRKARSDDDNGDEDCDNSDDDEESKQSPKKKKIQESNGKQNKSKKSTK
- the LOC121115750 gene encoding nucleoplasmin-like protein ANO39 isoform X1 produces the protein MNYQQEEFVWSATLDKKNPEHNWSPPDSDSEDIDDSIIHKLRIKNAFLSSKAKKEDEFNTIELETTGYKEEEIKCPLVMMKSSSTSQCTVDLSFNRSVKFTLTEGNGPIHLVGSHILEFGRNGKEEPEDEGAGVEGGSEGEAEEEEEADEEMTEEESPPPKPKRNSKKPVVVKNGKKRKARSDDDNGDEDCDNSDDDEESKQSPKKKKIQESNGKQNKSKKSTK